From a single Primulina huaijiensis isolate GDHJ02 unplaced genomic scaffold, ASM1229523v2 scaffold32927, whole genome shotgun sequence genomic region:
- the LOC140968196 gene encoding probable CoA ligase CCL8 — translation MGRTNADIMKVGGYKLSALEIEAVLLEHPIISECCVLGLPDKTYGEAVCAIIVPNPGLRKTDVEETRPALTLGELSIWAKERLAPYKIPTRLLLWESLPRNAMGKVNKKELKRKLAGEV, via the exons GTACTAATGCTGATATAATGAAAGTTGGTGGTTACAAGTTATCTGCGCTTGAAATTGAAGCAGTTCTTTTAGAG CATCCTATTATTTCCGAGTGCTGTGTGCTGGGTTTGCCTGATAAAACCTATGGAGAAGCTGTGTGCGCGATAATTGTCCCAAATCCAGGACTTAGAAAAACAGACGTGGAAGAGACTCGGCCTGCTTTAACTTTGGGAGAACTTTCTATCTGGGCCAAAGAGAGACTTGCGCCATACAAG ATACCAACCCGTTTATTACTGTGGGAATCATTGCCTCGTAATGCTATGGGAAAG GTGAACAAGAAGGAACTCAAGAGAAAGCTAGCTGGAGAAGTATAA